From Candidatus Zixiibacteriota bacterium, a single genomic window includes:
- a CDS encoding chemotaxis protein CheX, translating into MKSLSYITSRDNPPADLGRILEKYGQLTSIVPDGSMPSTVPDIVLVEDDIISDDSPLPEAIKTAQTLGIPIVLVNVLAENNSPDAKLSEIAYGMISRPFLPETVESVLQSLPDRALMTKIISSALQAVIYVLETTTGSSVRQNQDATPPIGDDKGYCGSVPLSGDVDGTLTVLLPYNLAVQTAARILGCDSSKVKQSWIRDGVGEITNQVAGRLRTELSHEGRDIVIAIPEVKESKPWHWTKNGLEDSFYLECLGYQFILQLSIRIKVKAPMST; encoded by the coding sequence GTGAAGAGTCTTAGCTACATAACAAGCCGGGACAATCCGCCAGCTGACCTCGGTAGAATACTCGAAAAGTACGGGCAACTTACTTCCATTGTTCCCGATGGATCCATGCCTTCAACTGTTCCAGATATCGTACTGGTGGAGGACGATATTATCTCTGACGATTCGCCTTTGCCTGAGGCGATCAAGACAGCCCAAACTCTGGGCATTCCGATAGTTCTCGTGAACGTTCTGGCGGAGAATAATAGCCCTGACGCCAAGTTGTCAGAAATCGCCTACGGGATGATTTCCAGGCCGTTTCTACCGGAGACTGTTGAGAGTGTGTTGCAGTCGCTTCCCGACAGAGCGCTGATGACCAAGATCATCAGCAGTGCTCTTCAGGCGGTTATCTACGTGCTTGAGACAACCACAGGCTCATCCGTTCGTCAGAACCAGGATGCAACCCCCCCGATCGGAGACGACAAAGGTTATTGTGGCAGCGTTCCTCTGTCTGGTGATGTTGATGGCACCTTGACCGTGCTGCTCCCCTACAATCTGGCCGTACAAACAGCCGCGCGGATTCTGGGCTGCGATTCATCGAAAGTCAAACAATCGTGGATCCGCGACGGCGTCGGCGAAATCACAAATCAAGTCGCCGGACGTTTAAGAACCGAACTCTCCCATGAGGGACGAGATATCGTCATCGCCATTCCGGAAGTAAAGGAATCCAAACCGTGGCACTGGACGAAGAATGGGCTTGAGGATTCCTTCTATTTAGAATGTCTGGGCTATCAGTTTATTCTACAACTGTCGATCCGTATCAAAGTCAAAGCACCGATGTCTACCTGA
- a CDS encoding 2-phosphosulfolactate phosphatase, producing MPDFDKDGTLCHLDWGRSGVERAATRGDLIIVVDTLSFSTTAITAVENGAVVYPCREDDDPHKLAQRVNAVVAVGRKEVPQRGRFSLSPLTCTEVESGTRIVLPSPNGATCVRVALGPSSRILIGALINARATATMAGKVAKPDCQSAGITVIACGERFKIPTADGTIRFALEDYLGAGAILSYIDSVKTPEARVCETAFIGNRDRLTDILLECESGQELREIGFGDDVRYASQLNRSDTIPILRDGVLTA from the coding sequence GTGCCTGACTTTGACAAAGACGGAACACTTTGCCACCTCGATTGGGGACGGAGTGGAGTCGAACGAGCGGCAACTCGGGGGGATCTAATTATAGTTGTCGATACGCTCAGCTTCTCCACAACGGCGATCACAGCGGTCGAGAACGGTGCAGTCGTGTATCCGTGTCGAGAGGATGACGACCCGCACAAACTGGCGCAAAGAGTGAATGCCGTAGTGGCTGTTGGAAGAAAAGAAGTACCACAGCGCGGTCGGTTCTCCCTCTCCCCTCTCACCTGCACCGAAGTAGAGTCGGGCACACGAATAGTATTACCGTCGCCCAATGGCGCTACCTGTGTACGAGTAGCCCTGGGACCATCATCGAGAATTCTAATCGGTGCCTTAATCAACGCGCGTGCAACGGCGACGATGGCAGGCAAGGTTGCTAAACCAGATTGCCAATCAGCAGGAATAACGGTTATCGCATGTGGTGAGAGATTCAAGATTCCTACCGCCGACGGAACGATTCGCTTTGCTCTTGAAGACTATCTCGGGGCCGGAGCAATTCTGTCATACATTGATTCTGTCAAGACACCTGAAGCCAGAGTGTGTGAAACCGCATTCATTGGCAACCGGGATAGATTGACCGACATTCTATTGGAATGTGAAAGTGGTCAGGAGTTACGAGAGATCGGTTTTGGCGATGACGTTCGCTACGCATCGCAGTTGAATCGTAGCGATACCATTCCTATATTGCGTGATGGTGTTCTGACAGCGTGA
- a CDS encoding response regulator has protein sequence MNILIVEDSVIIRRVIAKVVKANGFTPLEAENGADGLVKLRKHYSNIWLVVLDWNMPIMDGFEVLTRMRATPEYDRIPILMATADGAEDDVVKALKAGANSYLVKPFAEEALSERIKELLPNRPGVSQ, from the coding sequence ATGAATATACTAATTGTCGAAGACTCAGTGATCATCCGCAGGGTTATAGCGAAGGTAGTCAAGGCTAATGGATTTACACCTCTCGAAGCTGAGAACGGTGCTGACGGCTTGGTCAAACTGCGCAAACATTATTCCAATATCTGGCTGGTTGTGCTCGACTGGAATATGCCGATCATGGACGGGTTTGAGGTTCTGACCAGAATGAGAGCCACCCCTGAGTACGATAGAATTCCAATCCTTATGGCCACCGCCGATGGTGCTGAGGACGATGTTGTAAAAGCCCTCAAGGCTGGAGCAAATTCGTATCTGGTGAAACCGTTCGCCGAGGAAGCTCTCTCTGAACGAATCAAGGAGCTATTGCCCAACCGTCCCGGAGTGTCGCAATAG